In Lolium rigidum isolate FL_2022 chromosome 7, APGP_CSIRO_Lrig_0.1, whole genome shotgun sequence, the DNA window AACTAATGTTTAAAAACATCGTTACGTGGTTAACTATGACATCGAAGTCAAAAAAAAATACTACGGAGTAACAAATGATGTAAATTTAAAATAAGCATAAAATTTTAGTATAAAATAAATGAATAGAGTAAGGCTGGGCAATGACGAGGAAGAAAAGTAGCGTAGAGAGAGGGGGGTCGCCTTGCTTAAGCCCCCGGCCATGCAAAATGGTATTGTCGGCAATGCCATCTAGGAGCACCCGAGATAACGACATGGTGAGCAAAGCGGTAATCCAATGGGGAAATCTACTCAGGAACCCCCGCCGTTGAAGAAGATTGACAATGAACTCCCATTGGATAGATTCGAAAGCCTAGCGGATATCAAACTTGAAAATAACCGCTCTCGTCTTGCTCTTTCGAAAGCGCTTGGCAAGGTTCTTCACATATAGGAAGTTGTCATGAATGGTCCGCTTCTTAATGGAAGCGTTTTGGGCATTGGAGACAAGGTCGCTCAAATGTACAtaaccaacaaaaaatgatgttgtcTATAAATACCTTGCTATGGTTGTTTCTTAAAAAATAAGACATATGTGGCATATGTACAACCTCCATGCTTTATGCCCATTATTTGGCACGATCGACTTTAATTCCTTTCTACTTTCTCCATTATGTTCTAATCCATCTCATCGAATTCGTCCCGTCATCTTGCTCGTACCCCCTTCCCACCTTCCTTGATACGAATGCCATGTTGTATTGTCGGAACATCTCTTCCCCTTCCATAAGATGCCATGTCAATGCCGTCTAGTGCCCAACCATCAACGCTCGATGTCGACACCCCAATTTGACCAACCCATTGAACTCGAGGAAGTCAATATCATATGGCCAACCACCCGTGAGTTTCTTCCTTATTTTCTTTTGTCCTTTTGATCCCCTCACTCATCATATGTAGGACTGTTTGTTCACTGATGATGACGTGTGAACTCTCACGTGGCTTAGAATTTTCAAAAGAGAACCTCCACCCGTTTGTCTTGTCGGATCTCGAACAATGCCATGTCTAGCTATATGATCTCGCAGCTCCAATCCTCACCACCGTCGCCTTTCCGCATTCGGATTGGGTGAAGTGGAACAATGGGTATGGTGATTTTATATAAATTGCTTATCTTTCTCACTGAAAATACCCAGCCGGAAATATATAAATATTTTGCTCatgctcagagcatctccagccgcgtcccccaaagcgtcccccaaagggatttggggcgcgccggacaaaaaatgcgttccagccgcgtcctccaaagcccatttttgtccggcgcgccccgatacggtgttcggcgccccgagcccgtccccgtccaacaggggacgcaccgggcacgccggacacaacgaaaagcaaggcgaaccgacgcgggcccgacccgtcagcggctcggaaggctaaaaccccgtcgcctacctttggtcaagcgacgttaatggcgtccctattttcccaggcgacgtagggacgcgtctcgtcgtgcatggccgcgtggccgtccgcgccggcgttattgcgtgcaaccacccgctgccgccgctgttttaagacgccctgcagttctcaccgctcacaaaccttctcgtcgccgccgcctcccccctcccagatattctcctcgccgctccaaaaatgtcgagctcatcctcccgcaagatcgccgcggcgaacggcttcggccgcggcagcctcaccgtgccggaggcgtgggcgctgtaccacgcccggtatccagtcccgccggacatggggctgccaagcagcggtggttggaagatggccgtgaacggcattagcgtcccgccgccgccgaagccgggcacggagcaatggagggacgtcatcaaggcccggcggcctcaattcaccgccgaggagcggttggatccgacgtgggcggtcaacaacaacgacgcctggtggacgacgtacttcaaggcgaagtacgacgtcgagatgtacagcaccgacgggctcgtcggcggccccaacagctggaacaaggacggccgcgcccgttgcggggcgttccgggcgcacctcgacaacgtcatccgcggcatccgcaacggcgctccaaggttggagatgccgtcgtcaccgccgccgtctcctcaatggcagccgaggaggacgacgtactcgtcctcctcgcactcttcttcctcaggaccggcgcgatcgacgccatcctcgtcgtaccggtcggcgccctacaccgtccccaaacgggaggtgaaggaggagccggcgacgcccgtcaacacgaggcgtggcggcggcggcgagcaagggaggcgcggcggcgccctcctcatcccgagccggaggtgaaggaggagccgaaggaagcgtcgcggcggcgctgccggcggagtacgagcggcagcagcggctcatcgccagcagccgacgaccccgaggaccgcccggggctgcgggcggcgttcttgacgtccatgaacgacaaggacgccggaggggcgacctcgacgcggcgatcgccatgtccatccgcgactccggcaagccgtcggtggacctcaccgacgacggcgaggcaggaccaagcggcttggtgaaggacgagcccgtcgaggagcgcgtcaagcaggaggtcatcactgacgacatgtacaacttccaccagtactacgacgtctccggccgccgcaagtacttctagattaggtttagtttaaatttagtcaaatttcgttcgaatctatgtaatatatggcAAGTTTGGATGAATCTCACTTAAGTTTGAAATTTGCAAAATTTGGTTTGGGGGAcgacgactggggagcgacgtcccccaaacacggtaCGAACGAAACATGTCCCCCAAATGTTCAATCCGGCACGGTTTGCgggacggtttggaggacgcgactggagatgctctcaactactcctaacaagtaacaagtgaGTCATGGCAAATTCCCATGTTACACAAACCTTCAACATCACGAGCACTTTCTTCCATTGTGAAGTTCGGAGTAGGGTCACTACCAGCACAGGGCTCCACGCAGCAAAACCCCAAACAATTCCGCACTTTTCCTAGAGTATGTGCCTTGCGCCTTCCCCCACACACTCCCGTGGTCGCCTGCACTTGCGTTTGAATCATtcaattctcctcctcctccttcccctcCCCTTCCCAATTTCTCCAGAGCATCACGCACCCAGAGAGCCCCAAACCCtagacgcacgcacgcacgcagccTCCCTCGGCTCATGGGGTGCGCGCACGGCAAGTGCTGCCTGCCGCGGGGCGGGCAAGGACGacgagcagcgggaggcggccttcccggcgggcgcggcggcgccaccctgggccgcgccgcggtGCCGGGCGCGGACCTGGTGCTGGAGTACGCCACGCTCACGGTGGACGGGCTCTACCCGGACTCCCCGGGCCGCGAGTCGCAGGACGCCCACCTCGTCGCCACGCGCTTCGCGGGGGACCCCGACCTCCACCTCTTCGCGGTCTTCGACGGCCACGGCGCCTCCGGCACCGCCTGCGCCGCCTTCGCCCGGGACGCcctcccgcgcctcctcctcgcctcctcctccttcgcggcCGACCCGGCCGCGGCGTTCCGGGACGCGATGGCGGGGGTCAACGCGGAGATGCACGCGGCGGCGGGCGTGGACGACTCCATGAGCGGCACGACCGCCGTGGCGGCGCTCGTGGCCGGCGCCGCGCTGCACGTGGCCAACGTCGGCGACTCGCGCGCCGTCGCGGGGGTCTGGCGCGAGGGGCGCGTCGCCTGCGAGGACCTCTCCTGGGACCAAACCCCCTTCCGCGCCGACGAGCGCGCGCGCGTCAGGGCCTGCGGCGCAAGGGTCATGTCCGTCGAGCAGGTGGAGGGCGCGCGCGACCCGGACGCCGAGGGCTGGCTCGCCGACGAGGGGGACCCGCCCCGCGTCTGGGCGCGCGACGGGCTCTACCCGGGCACGGCCTTCACGCGCAGCCTCGGCGACCTCGCCGCCGAGGGCGTTGGGGTTATCGCCGACCCTGAGGTCAAGAGCGTCCAGATCTCTCCGTCACACCTCTTCTTCGTCGTTGCGAGCGATGGCGTGTTTGAGTTCCTCTCCAGCCAGGAAGTCGTTGACATGGTAACGATTTTCACTCACTTCTCTAATTCTCTTTGTGTTTGCTGACATGATCCATTTGGAAGTTAGTATTTCATCCACTGCCTGTAAACCTTCTAGTGTGGGAACGGAAGTAGTAAACTAGCAATTAGCTGGTGCATTTTTGCTTGAATGACATCCGATAGCAACACCAATTACACATATTTATTGATTTGTCTGATTGAGCTAGAGCCTTGATGTAAACTTTTGGATCTGATTTGTCTGATCGAGCTAGAGCCTTGATGTGAACTTTTGGATTTGGAGAGTACTTATCTTATGGAACGGATGGAATAGCTAGTAATAGTGAACCAACTGGCTTACCATGAATACCAATTCCATCAGTAGCACACATCAACATCTAGCTTATCATGCTTAGTAGTCGCAGCTAATATTGGACTCGAAGCCGCTTTATTCTTTTCTCTTTGCTCACACTATAAAACTAGCTGCAGGGTTCTTGGCTTCCTCAGTTTGCCAGACATGTGCTGATATTGGTTTACTCTGCCGAGCGAAAGGATTAAATCGTTCACCTTGTAAGTATGAAATCTCTGATGAGATTCTGATTAACTCCTTAGGGCGAATAGTGGGGCATGAGATGTTAAGCAGTAAACCTGTGTAGTTATGGAAGATAAGCATAATAGTAGAAGTTTTAGGGGAGTGTGCAATGGATGTTCCAATAGATTAGCCCATGATGCATCATTGGATACCTAAAACCTTCACGTATGAGAATGTTGACATTTTGCAGAGTGCGAATTAATTTCAGTCTTTTACAGACTATTGTGGTGTCATATTGCTATGTAAGGTGATCACCTTGGTATTGAGATGTTGGGAATAAGATGGGGTTCGGTGGGTACTAACAATTAAAAATTACTCGTGGGATCAACTTTTACATGCGGGAAACAAATGCAAATGGTCCTGGATATCACATTTTACTCCATTCTTGTGTACTAGAAAGCTGCTTGTTCAAAAAGCTGAACGTATAGGTTGGTGTAATGATTATGAAATGGTCAGGAATTTGAGGTTGATTGATGTTGCCATTATGAAAGCTATCACTCTGAATAAAGTTCTGCATAAGTGGAGGTACCTTTATTGGGTAATAGATGAATAGTGGACTAGCATCTTAGCTGTAATTGTGAATTGACTAATCCAAAGTGTGACCagtaaaaggagggatgcaatagGTAAATGGCAGTACGAACATGATAAAATGAACTGGGGGAGCATGATGTATTATACTATTCCCTCTGTTCCATATTGGTTGTtgtaactttgtactaaatcagcgacaactaatatggaacagagggagtactttcCTGAAGTGCTGCCCATGGAAAGAAAGATACTGGCCATTTTATTGGTCTTGGAACTCTTGCATGTTTTCAATTCTCCTCTGATTAACATGGTCTAGAGTTCTTAATCTGATGGTCCCCTTGTAAACCCCCTCTTTTCCTTTCCACCACTAACCATGACAGTGCACCTTAGGAAACCAGGCTTGTAAACCCCCTCTTTTCCTTTCCACCACTAACCATGACAGTGCACCTTAGGAAACCAGGCTGGTAACAGCCTTATGTTCTCCCAAGTTCTTCCATGCACATGATTCCCTCCTTGCCCCTGTGAGCATCTCCATGAAATGCATCCACGTGCGAGTTTACCAATTTTATAGTGGTCAAAATATCATGGTTATATTTTACATAGTGGTCTTTGTGACGTAGTATGCACCATTTGACGTGTTTTGGTAACAACATCATGTTGCAGTGTGTTCGGTTTTGCTTGCTAGGTATGCCTATGGTGTTCTCTGACCCCATGTTAGTAATACTAAACATTCGTCTGGATTTGTACAGGTGGCTATGCATCCAGATCCTCGAGATGCGTGCGCAGCAATCGCTGCAGAGTCATACAAACTATGGCTAGAGCATGAAAACAGGACAGACGATATAACTATAATCATTGTGCATATCAGAGATGCTCAAAATGTAAGTGCACAATCATTCAACTGTGTAGGCGTAACACCTCAATTATTAGTTGCTTTCAGAAATTCATTTTTCTTTCCAAAATTTACTCAGTCAGGTCCTGCAGGGAGCGACAAAGCGAACTGCAGCAGCACCGGGGCACCAATAGCACTGCACGCAGTACAGTCAGGGTTACCTGCATTTGTACCGTCAGAAGCAAATCACCTGAACGGAATTGCTGCTGCACCCTCTTCTAGCTCTCCCACAGAACGACGCCTCTCCTGTGTTGCTCCTTCGCCTACACACCCTCTACTCGAAGTGGGTAAAGCATCAGAAGCTTCCAGGCCAACTCAAGTTGAGTGGCATTCAAAGGAAGGTGGTAACGAGCTAGAGCAACCGTTGCAGCTGCAGCGGCCACTCTCCTGCTGACCTTGCATGAGGTAATATCGCTAGTCTTCTGGCTGAATAGAGTAAATGCAAACAAGCTCATATCAGTTAACTCATTTCTTTGTAGTCCTTTAGCTTATATCTCAAAACAGAAGCTGCAGCACACTCTGGTTGCCATTTTCGGTAAGGTAGCCCTACTCTACTTTCATTGGTAGAATATCTAGAGCAATTCGTTTACAAAGATTGTTGACTTCTACAGGGCTGACTTCCCGAATGGTGATGTTCTGCAGCTGTCGCAAATCTCAGCGATGTTGCTCGCTTTTTTCTTAGAGCACTTGCTGTGACAATTCAAGGTTCTGGCCCAAACAGGGCCGTTTAACTAGGGGGTGGATGGCGTTGAGATGCTGTACTGGAACGCCGCCAAGTGTTTATCTGGAGTGTGATCTCTTGATAATTTCTCTTTgttaattatggcatcatttgaaAGCTGATACTTGCCGTACTATAGTATGTAGTGCAGTGCTGATGCCACAACGAATACTTGACGCTTCTTTCAAAGCAGAGGGGGTCTATAAATATCAGTGGTTAATTTACATGTTGCTCGCTTGCTTTGTTCCTTGCTTAACATTTTTACGAAAAGTTATTAAAGCATATAGCGAATTAGGGGCtacgtgtgttttttgggccacacaGGCCACCCAATAAGTATCCAGTAGCCGGCCATATTTGGAGTCCACACAGGCCACCCAATAAGTATCCAGTAGCCGGTCATATTTGGAGTCTAATACGGTCATATTTGGAGTCTAATACAATCGCCGGCAATCGTGTGTCAGCCCTTTCGCTTAGGGTGCCGAACGGACGCGGATTATATATTTAGATTATGTTGTAATCATTATGTTCTGGTTTATATCATGTTTGACATTTGTGAGTAGTTTTAATATAGGATGATCTCACTACTAGGAATTAGCTTATGGCCGCACTTCTTACGCCGATGAGTCCGATTTGAAGATACTGGCGGTAAGGCCTTCCAGGATCGCCttaccttaccgccggcgagcttACACTCAAGGCGCCGGGGCTACCTATATTATGACTGGTGAAGGGAGGAAGAAGGCGCCGACGATGTGTTGGGCCGCGAGGCCATCGATGGGCCTCGCATTACCGCTGGCCAGTCGTGCACGAAGGTGCCGAGGGTAAGGTGAGGCacggtgggccacccgggctggacttaccgccggcgtccagGTGTAAGTTTCGCCGGGGATAAATTGGTTACCACTAGCGTCTTCGTTGGCCGGTGGTAACCTGGGGCTTCATACAAATTCGACCAGCTACCTACCATCACCCTCACACACTCATATGACATGGAAAATCAAACCAAGCACTTGGTAGCTCATTCCTCCAcccatttatttatttcaacCAACCAAATTTAAtatatttgagcaaatcatgcactagcTTCGTACGCGGGCGAACACACGtagccgccacgccgccgccaacCGACCATGCCGCCGTGCCACATGACTAGCATCGCGCCCTCGCCGACCGCAACAGCCCGTGTTGCCATCGCacgcgagggggagaagaagcccCGCTACCGGCGCCCCTGGGGGCTTTGCCCGAAGATGCCCTCTGGCGGcggagagggggagggggaggggatggcggtggccCGATCTAGGACAGGACGAGTACACTTTGGCCGTCATGACTTGGAGCTTCATGGGCATGATTGAATCACTGGGGTATTAACGTGTCAAACAATACGAGTTTTAGAGAAATAGTGGATGAATTCTATCACTTACTCTCCGATGGATCATCCACTTTGTGCTCTCTTAGTCTAGAAAGATGAATACTCCCTccttctcagtttactagtccttcccgtatccctaggtcgctaatttgacctatataatttaaattatataatataaaaattatatcattaaaaataaaacatctaaactttctaatgatataatttttataatatataactaatgctaacttgatcaaatttgcgacctaggtgTACGTGCACGCCTTATAAACCGTGAGAGAGGAAGTATTACTACCTCTGTCCGTATTTAATTAGATGCGCATACATAAGCTACTTTGTCTGTATGTCTGTACATCGTGCGTCAATTTAatctgaatggagggagtactacttaaTAATAATGGAATAATAAATCATAAATACAACACAGTGCGGCTCTGTTTTAATCCAACGCCGTGAAAAACTAGACCTCTCAGATCGACTGGGCGAGGTCGCGAGGAGATCACGGAATCACGGAACACAATCTCAAATTGCTGAGCAGAAGCCGTGACCTCAGAATCATCTACtattaattcgcaaaaaaaaaaaaaatctactatTCAGATAGCAAAAAATCAAAGTGCAAGCAACGCCCAGGTCACCGGTTTTACAGGATCACGACCGAGCCTAGAACTTACTTAGCTGACAAAGCCAAGTGACAgacaccttagagcatctccagtcgcgtcccccaaaccgtcccccaaagggatttggggcgcgtcggacagaaaatgcgttccagccgcgtcccccaaagctcttttttgtccggcgcgcccctatacggtgtccggcgccccgagcccgtccccgtcccacaggggacggtccggggacgccggacacaacgaaaagcgaggcggggagtggcggggccgacccgtcggccggcacaattaatttaaacctaaccgtcgcctacctcgtgaCGGAAGTTGACTGGCGCGCAGCCGACGGTGCAgctcccgcagagggcgcagcgacgcgtcccgtcgcgcctagctcgcgtgccggcgttaatgagcgccaccgctcctctcgcctccctccggcctataaaaggggcgcctctcatcgtccctctcacacacaaaccctagcgcctctctcccaaaccctagccgccaccttctctcaacaagactcgacgctatgtccggtagaggcggaggccgacctcgcggccgcggccgtggtcgtggtcgtggtcgtggccgcggcatagccgaacgctcgccgtcgcctcccacgccgtcgtcttcatcgtcggagatggacgtggagccggacgtcccgttcgagttcgtccacgtcctcaagggcgacccgcgcggcatccgcgaggctgccggactccttcgccgagtacgtcggcggcgtacgcccgcgcacgatgcatctgcgggagcattcgtgcggctaccgccggtggatcgtcaaggcgatctacgacgcgcgcggcaagatgtacctcaacatcggccgggagaagttcgcgcgccaccacagcctcgaagccggcttcatcctcgtgttctcctacttcggcaacagggacatgagcgtcaaggtcttcgacgagaggcgctgcctccgggactaccacgtcgacagggactcccacgacgatagcaccgacgaggaggacgactgaatgagtgttgtttcttcgcagcgaatacatgcacggaggtttctcgcccgttcgcctcatcggtagaaccaacaagggcaccatcctcccgctggattttccagtttaggtgatcgggtgtgccctcgaatgttctttcttagcagcgaacacacgaaaccttcgatgcacggcctagttaggtttagtttctttgcaatattttatatttgtgtccaccatggttcaaactatgtattagtttgtggaaaaccatgttccaaactatgtcttcgtgtaaaccacgttcccaattatgtattagtttgtggaaattgaaataaaaatgccgtaaaaattattttaaatgtttgggggcggcgtttgggggacgcggctggggagcgacgtcccccaaacgcggcacgaacgaaacacgtcccccaaacactcgatccggcgcggtttgggggacgcgactggagatgctcttaactgaACTTATTTGACACCTAACAGCAAGATTAAAACTGACAGAGAAGCCGTGACCTTTATAAGAATCATCTACTATTTAGATGGCAGAAATCAAAGTGCAAGCCAGGTTTGTCGTTGTTTGCAGAAGAAGAAAAATAATAGTGGGGAAATTAGTGGTAATCGTCGATCCATGGGTGATTTCTTTCGCGACCCACAATTAAACACAAACACATTGCAAATACTAAACAGTAGTCGAGTAAAACATTACAGGAACATGGTCCTTGAGAAATAGAGAATAATAATACTACTAGTAGTACTAGTAATTAGACTGCGAAATTGATCTAACAATCCATCAACAAATCAAGCTTTCTCACTGGGGACATGGAATTCAGGCAACGGCGTGGAGAAATCTGGAGCATCGATGGGGGGAGAGTAAAACGCCCGAAATTTTTCGGGGAGTACATCCTCCCGCGACCACGGCTCAGGATCGGCTTGTATCCGCCGCATCACCTTTTCGTAGAGGTTCTCTGAAGACTCAAACTCCATCAGCTCCGCCAGCTCCGGGGGTCGACATCCAGCATGAAACGAAACTGGTCGTAGATCTGCTCTGAAGACTCGAAATCCAGCGCCTCGGGCGGCTCCAGGGGGTAGTCATCCGCCATGAGCGGCGCAAAGACGGCACGACCCAGTGGCTCTTGTTCTCCTTCCAATTCCATGGCGAGATTTCGAACCAGAGATGAGATGGATCGAGCGAGTTCTTGCCTACCCTAGCGCGTGGGGAGGTGTTGTTCCTCTGGTCTGGAGTATTATTTATCCAGCGGAAGTGGGGAGGAGAAGAAGTCGGCACCGGCTCCAACTCGGACCCGATTGTGCTGCAAGGTGGGCCAGTCCGTGTTAGCTAAAGAAATGGTTTATTGGGCTCAATCCACCGTTGTGGCTAGTAGTATACGCGTGAAAGTACCTCCGGCCCAAACTAAGGAGAACTCGTTCGAATAGTATGTTTTCCCAGGGAAACGACTCGCTGAAGGTATTCCCGTACTGGCCTCGGCCCATTTAGCTCGTTTCATTCGTTTATCTGATTCCGTTTGAAAAGAGCAAAAAAAACAACAGAATATCTCCGGGATCGAACCCGCGTGCTGCTGCTCAAAGGACAACGACGGAGCCAGTTAACTATTACGTGGTTGTTATTCCATACAGAGGttaaaatctttatttttctacCTTGCGCTGCTATTTCTTTGCATgcattcatttcttttttctttttagacTTCTTTTATTTCTCTATTTCCTCGTGTCCTCCCATATCCTTTCTTCTTCCATTATTTTTAattctttatttttttctatttttctatttattttcttcatttattttttcttcttttcatgTATTTCATTTCAAAAACATTTTTTCTTGATATTTTTTTGTTCTATATGATTTCATTTTGTTCCTCattatgattttttttgttcCTCATTATTAAAGTTCTATTCCCCTCGACCTATAAGGTTGCTCCTCATTATAAATGGTTTTGTTACCCATAAAACACTTGTTGTTCTTTATATGCCTAAGTTGTTACTCATTATAAATGAGTTTGTTCCACTAAACGTATAGTATCATTCCTCATATAACTCTATGTTGTTTCACATTATAAATGGTTTTATTCATCTCAACCTATATGGTTTTCATCATATGCCTCCAAGTTGTTCCATCTTTAGAAAATGTTTTGTTCCCCTCCGTTCaggatgttgttccccaccgtctgGTTTGTTGTTCCCCTTCATCTAGTTTGTTGTTCTCCTCTAACTAGGATATTGTTCAACTCCATCTAGGTTATTGTTCTCCTCTGTCTAAGCCATTTTTTCCGTCCTTCTAGGCTATTGTTCCCCTCTATATAGAATGTTGTCCCCCTCCGTCTAAGCTGTTGTTCCCCaccatctaggttgttgttcccctccttcTAGGATGTTTCCAACCGGCTAgactgttgttcccctccgtgtaggttgtGTTGTTCCCTCCATCTAGGATGTTGTTTCACTCTGTCTAGAATGTTGTTCCCCTTCATCTAGGCTATGTTGTTTCCATCTGGCTAGATTGTTGTTCCCGTCAGTCTAGAACGTTGTTCCCCTCTCTCTAAGctattgttcccctccgtctagattGTTGTTCCCCTTCTTTTAAGATGTCCTAATTTTTCCGCGACCAGACTACGCAAATTCTTCGCCGGAGATCCGATCTGCAACCTCCATTGCTAACCTTCGGAGGTTGATGTCATCGTCGTTTCGAAGCTCCCGAGACCATCTCCTACCCATCAATCTCTTCCCCTTGGTCGACCACCTCGTTCTCAACCTGAGCAGTCAGGGTTACCTGTATTTGTAGCGTCAGAAGCAAATCACCTGAACAGAATTGCTGCTACACCCTCTTCTAGCTCTCCCACAGAACGACGCCTCTCCTGTGTTGCTCCTTCGCCTACACACCCTCTACTCGAAGAGGGTAAAACATCAGAAGCTTCCAGGGCAACGCAAGTTGAGTGGCATTCAAAGGAAGGTGGTAACGAGCTAGAGCGACCGTTGCAGCTGCAGCGGCCACTCTCCTGCTGACCTTGCATGAGGTAATATCGCTAGTCTTCTGGCTGAATAGAGTAAATGCAAACAAGCTCATATCAGTTAACTCATTTCTTTGTAGTCCTTTAGCTTATATCTCAAAACAGAAGCTGCAGCACACTCTGGTTGCCATTTTCGGTAAGGTAGCCCTACTCTACTTTCATTGGTAGAATATCTAGAGCAATTCGTTTACAAAGATTGTTGACTTCTACAGGGGCTGACTTCCCGAATGGTGATGTTCTGCAGCTGTCGCAAATCTCAGCGATGTTGCTC includes these proteins:
- the LOC124676228 gene encoding probable protein phosphatase 2C 65 isoform X3 — translated: MGCAHGKCCLPRGGQGRRAAGGGLPGGRGGATLGRAAVPGADLVLEYATLTVDGLYPDSPGRESQDAHLVATRFAGDPDLHLFAVFDGHGASGTACAAFARDALPRLLLASSSFAADPAAAFRDAMAGVNAEMHAAAGVDDSMSGTTAVAALVAGAALHVANVGDSRAVAGVWREGRVACEDLSWDQTPFRADERARVRACGARVMSVEQVEGARDPDAEGWLADEGDPPRVWARDGLYPGTAFTRSLGDLAAEGVGVIADPEVKSVQISPSHLFFVVASDGVFEFLSSQEVVDMVAMHPDPRDACAAIAAESYKLWLEHENRTDDITIIIVHIRDAQNGATKRTAAAPGHQ
- the LOC124676228 gene encoding probable protein phosphatase 2C 65 isoform X2, which gives rise to MGCAHGKCCLPRGGQGRRAAGGGLPGGRGGATLGRAAVPGADLVLEYATLTVDGLYPDSPGRESQDAHLVATRFAGDPDLHLFAVFDGHGASGTACAAFARDALPRLLLASSSFAADPAAAFRDAMAGVNAEMHAAAGVDDSMSGTTAVAALVAGAALHVANVGDSRAVAGVWREGRVACEDLSWDQTPFRADERARVRACGARVMSVEQVEGARDPDAEGWLADEGDPPRVWARDGLYPGTAFTRSLGDLAAEGVGVIADPEVKSVQISPSHLFFVVASDGVFEFLSSQEVVDMVAMHPDPRDACAAIAAESYKLWLEHENRTDDITIIIVHIRDAQNVLQGATKRTAAAPGHQ
- the LOC124676228 gene encoding probable protein phosphatase 2C 65 isoform X1, translating into MGCAHGKCCLPRGGQGRRAAGGGLPGGRGGATLGRAAVPGADLVLEYATLTVDGLYPDSPGRESQDAHLVATRFAGDPDLHLFAVFDGHGASGTACAAFARDALPRLLLASSSFAADPAAAFRDAMAGVNAEMHAAAGVDDSMSGTTAVAALVAGAALHVANVGDSRAVAGVWREGRVACEDLSWDQTPFRADERARVRACGARVMSVEQVEGARDPDAEGWLADEGDPPRVWARDGLYPGTAFTRSLGDLAAEGVGVIADPEVKSVQISPSHLFFVVASDGVFEFLSSQEVVDMVAMHPDPRDACAAIAAESYKLWLEHENRTDDITIIIVHIRDAQNSGPAGSDKANCSSTGAPIALHAVQSGLPAFVPSEANHLNGIAAAPSSSSPTERRLSCVAPSPTHPLLEVGKASEASRPTQVEWHSKEGGNELEQPLQLQRPLSC